The Microcoleus sp. AS-A8 genome contains a region encoding:
- a CDS encoding heparinase II/III family protein, with translation MNLGRWFRTIRDIPPRQLAARVQFEIQSRSLPRLPFPLRQSLAVGNSISTPPLRQGYLQALELPEPFNPIPSPQDTYTLTFLNQPQELKFPITWNSPDYPRLWQFNLHYFDWVREVLTVAYQQGQIEGESLSQVKHLICDWINANPLCSFDGWHPHTTSLRIVNWILATRAIPLLAEPDVLTSLWFQVQYLHRHKEYFAGGNHLLENLRALILGGLNFNHSQAEAIAKIALDQLSRQLAIQILPDGGHYERSPMYHLIVLNLVAESVACLRSADWTVPESISEPLKRMLDFATKIRLSNGAYPLWNDAAYNIANPLDEVVSWVSQLLGQFPNHSTDALCTRLLQAAGASPMPLLPYQPLTTSSHCPDSGYSILRNANGLELAFDYAPPCPDELPPHAHADCLTVDLYCNGQPIIVDTGTSQYAGGEIRSYERSTLAHNTIAIANQDQSEVWGSFRVGRKAQPFNVRSGKSHEWQWVSAAHNGYAKPPLNAVHQRWVGLGSQEIVIGDRLQHCPKGDRLETALATEYTSMLHFAPGLSLVYDPDQDEYCCQLHERRLYIKVFGLEESDRVTWMDADTSQSWYAPEFGRRYPRGCLRIQGLLPPDGKTICTVLMLDFSPKVTWEWSNGKGKVQFENGLFIEPS, from the coding sequence TTGAATCTAGGCCGCTGGTTTCGTACAATTCGCGATATTCCACCCCGTCAGCTAGCAGCGCGAGTTCAATTTGAAATCCAATCGCGATCGCTTCCTCGCCTGCCCTTCCCCCTGCGCCAATCGCTAGCCGTAGGTAACTCTATCTCAACGCCTCCCTTACGTCAGGGCTATCTCCAAGCGTTAGAACTTCCCGAACCCTTTAACCCTATCCCCTCGCCTCAAGACACTTACACCCTCACCTTTCTCAACCAGCCGCAAGAACTGAAATTTCCCATCACTTGGAATAGTCCAGACTATCCTCGTTTGTGGCAATTTAACCTGCACTATTTCGACTGGGTACGGGAAGTCCTCACCGTAGCTTATCAACAAGGGCAAATTGAGGGTGAAAGCTTAAGTCAGGTCAAGCACCTTATCTGTGACTGGATTAACGCCAATCCCCTGTGTTCCTTTGATGGTTGGCATCCTCATACCACATCTTTGCGTATTGTCAACTGGATATTGGCAACTAGAGCGATTCCTCTTTTAGCTGAACCAGATGTTCTGACTTCATTGTGGTTTCAAGTACAGTATCTGCATCGCCACAAAGAATATTTTGCGGGTGGCAATCATCTATTAGAAAATCTCAGAGCGTTGATTCTTGGGGGTTTGAACTTTAATCATTCCCAAGCTGAAGCGATCGCAAAAATTGCCCTAGATCAACTTTCCCGACAGCTAGCCATCCAAATTCTCCCGGATGGCGGACATTACGAGCGCAGCCCGATGTATCATCTCATCGTCCTTAACCTCGTGGCTGAGTCGGTTGCTTGCCTGCGAAGTGCGGATTGGACGGTACCGGAAAGCATCAGCGAACCCCTGAAACGGATGCTGGACTTTGCCACCAAAATCCGCTTGTCTAATGGTGCTTATCCCTTGTGGAATGATGCCGCCTACAATATCGCTAACCCCTTAGATGAGGTTGTTAGTTGGGTAAGCCAGTTGTTGGGGCAATTTCCAAATCACTCGACTGATGCTTTATGTACTCGCTTGCTGCAAGCGGCAGGTGCCTCACCTATGCCCTTACTTCCCTACCAACCGTTAACAACAAGCAGCCATTGTCCTGATTCCGGCTACTCTATCCTCCGCAATGCCAATGGGTTAGAACTTGCCTTCGACTATGCCCCACCTTGCCCCGATGAATTACCACCTCATGCTCATGCCGACTGTTTAACCGTAGACTTATACTGCAACGGTCAACCCATCATTGTTGATACAGGCACGAGTCAATACGCTGGGGGCGAGATTCGGTCTTACGAGCGCAGTACATTAGCTCATAATACGATCGCGATTGCCAATCAAGACCAATCTGAAGTCTGGGGGAGTTTCCGCGTTGGTCGTAAAGCTCAACCTTTCAATGTGCGATCAGGTAAATCTCACGAATGGCAGTGGGTGAGTGCTGCCCATAACGGCTATGCCAAACCGCCTCTAAATGCGGTGCATCAGCGTTGGGTTGGTTTAGGAAGTCAAGAAATTGTGATTGGCGATCGCCTACAGCACTGCCCAAAGGGCGATCGCCTGGAAACAGCGCTTGCTACTGAATATACCTCTATGCTGCACTTTGCACCTGGTTTAAGTTTGGTTTATGACCCAGATCAGGATGAGTATTGCTGCCAACTGCATGAAAGGCGGTTGTATATTAAGGTGTTCGGTTTAGAGGAAAGCGATCGGGTAACTTGGATGGATGCCGACACTTCTCAATCCTGGTATGCCCCTGAGTTTGGGCGGCGTTACCCGCGTGGATGCCTAAGAATTCAGGGTTTATTGCCCCCTGATGGTAAGACGATTTGTACAGTATTGATGCTTGACTTTAGCCCTAAAGTGACTTGGGAGTGGAGCAATGGCAAAGGAAAAGTTCAATTTGAAAACGGGCTATTCATAGAGCCTAGCTAG
- a CDS encoding glycosyltransferase family 4 protein gives MNPRVWIVNQFANTPDVPGHIRQYELGQFLVKQGCQVNVFASDYNLTQRQYLKLKFPQLWHLENFEGLQWNWLYAVPYQVNNWRRYVNMVSFCLSLFLIGLLKPKPDLIIGSSPQLLAAFTAWILAKLRGATFYFEVRDLWPQVLIELGGKSPNSLIVRVLAWLEGLLYRESDRVIVLASGLVDYISKRGAVEVIWLPNGPDVEQFQVELPIERAKAQYHINPDRICLMYTGAHGTANSLNTIVEASRIIDQSHPDRFQILLVGDGPDKAQLIEQATGIQCLEFRPPIPKAEIPKLLKAADGLILTLKDIPLFRYGVSPNKLYDAYATGKPVVVAVGGTINQEVQVHQVGFTAEPEDAKGLAEAMIQLAQTPREEREAMGKRGQALVSSTYSRTKVAEKLWASIQEDL, from the coding sequence TTGAACCCTCGCGTTTGGATTGTTAACCAATTTGCCAATACTCCGGATGTCCCCGGACACATCCGGCAGTACGAGTTGGGTCAGTTTTTAGTCAAGCAAGGCTGTCAAGTGAATGTCTTCGCCTCAGACTACAACCTGACTCAGCGACAATACTTAAAACTCAAGTTCCCTCAACTATGGCATCTGGAAAACTTTGAAGGGCTGCAATGGAATTGGCTCTATGCCGTTCCCTATCAAGTCAATAATTGGCGACGATATGTGAACATGGTGTCATTCTGCCTAAGCTTGTTTCTCATCGGTCTGCTTAAACCAAAGCCAGACTTGATTATTGGCTCCTCGCCGCAACTTTTAGCCGCCTTTACGGCCTGGATACTCGCCAAACTTCGAGGTGCGACCTTTTATTTTGAGGTTCGCGACCTCTGGCCTCAAGTTCTGATCGAGCTTGGGGGAAAATCACCCAATAGCCTGATAGTGAGGGTTTTGGCTTGGCTCGAAGGATTGCTGTATCGTGAGAGCGATCGCGTAATTGTCCTTGCCTCTGGCTTAGTGGACTACATCAGCAAGCGTGGTGCTGTTGAGGTCATTTGGCTCCCCAATGGGCCTGATGTTGAACAGTTCCAAGTTGAACTCCCCATTGAACGGGCTAAAGCTCAATACCATATCAACCCTGATCGAATTTGCCTGATGTATACCGGAGCTCACGGCACGGCAAATTCCCTCAACACGATTGTTGAAGCATCACGAATCATCGACCAAAGCCATCCTGATCGATTTCAGATTTTGTTAGTGGGTGATGGACCGGATAAAGCCCAGCTTATCGAGCAAGCTACTGGTATTCAATGCCTAGAATTTAGACCCCCTATCCCAAAAGCCGAAATTCCCAAACTCCTCAAGGCGGCTGACGGTCTGATTCTCACGCTTAAAGATATACCTTTATTCCGCTATGGGGTCAGTCCAAACAAGCTTTATGATGCTTATGCGACGGGTAAACCTGTAGTGGTCGCTGTCGGCGGTACCATCAATCAAGAAGTTCAAGTCCATCAAGTCGGCTTCACCGCAGAACCTGAAGATGCCAAGGGATTGGCAGAGGCAATGATTCAACTCGCTCAGACACCTCGTGAGGAACGGGAAGCAATGGGTAAACGAGGGCAGGCTTTGGTCAGTTCAACGTATTCCCGCACCAAAGTGGCAGAAAAACTTTGGGCGTCGATTCAAGAAGACTTATGA
- a CDS encoding NAD(P)H-binding protein has product MSADVLLTGATGFTGGFVCEQLLERGIPFDCLVRPSSQTEKLKNLNLKVVEGDLDDLESLRRIFPSYKALINVASIGFGAAPNIVTACQSSGIKRAIFVSTTALFTKINAKSKVVRQAAEEVIRASELDYTILRPTMIYGTPSDRNMIRLLRLIQRSPIIPVPGSGTSLQQPVHVEDVAWAICAVLDNPKTYRREYNISGGQVLSYNEVVQIASQALGKKSILWNIPVNQFIGLIQLGKSLGLKMPVSSEQILRLNEDKVFDHKAAKEDFNYSPRNFAEGITQEVALL; this is encoded by the coding sequence ATGAGTGCAGATGTATTACTGACTGGGGCAACTGGATTTACGGGAGGTTTTGTCTGTGAGCAACTGCTTGAGCGCGGCATCCCCTTTGATTGCTTGGTTAGACCCTCTTCCCAAACCGAAAAGCTGAAAAACTTAAATCTGAAGGTCGTAGAAGGCGATTTGGACGATTTAGAATCGCTGCGTCGTATCTTCCCCAGCTATAAAGCCTTGATTAACGTCGCCTCAATTGGATTTGGTGCAGCCCCCAATATTGTCACAGCCTGCCAATCATCGGGAATCAAGCGGGCTATTTTTGTGAGTACGACGGCGCTGTTTACGAAAATCAATGCCAAGAGTAAAGTGGTACGTCAAGCGGCAGAGGAGGTGATTCGCGCCAGTGAGTTGGACTACACCATTTTGCGTCCCACCATGATTTACGGTACACCCAGCGATCGCAACATGATTCGATTACTACGTCTGATTCAGCGATCGCCCATTATCCCAGTTCCAGGTTCCGGAACATCATTACAACAACCCGTTCATGTAGAAGATGTGGCTTGGGCAATTTGTGCGGTTCTTGACAATCCCAAAACCTACCGTCGCGAATACAATATTTCCGGTGGTCAAGTATTGAGTTACAACGAGGTTGTTCAAATTGCCAGTCAGGCGCTAGGCAAGAAATCCATACTCTGGAATATACCTGTCAACCAATTTATCGGTCTGATTCAACTGGGGAAATCCCTCGGTTTGAAAATGCCAGTTAGTTCGGAGCAAATCTTGCGATTGAATGAAGACAAAGTATTTGACCATAAAGCCGCTAAAGAAGACTTTAACTATTCGCCCAGAAACTTTGCAGAAGGAATTACTCAAGAAGTAGCGCTGCTGTAA
- a CDS encoding glycosyltransferase family 4 protein codes for MINIFFLVLAIASFFLAVFSVGVIKHKFSQKLLDIPNDRSSHTKPTPRGGGLGFIIAFAVTGSIATALATYFPQLLPRELATFNPICLWLILTPLALIGIIDDRCGVPAGTRYLVQLAVAGVAIAYCGSFPQPWLTPFGLMGQIVAIALTLIGMTALINFYNFMDGLDGLVAGVTAVQLAFLGYYLNQPLFWLLAAALLGFLWWNWSPAKIFMGDAGSTVLGASIAIALLNTNHNPIQAWSALAVTLPLLGDAMYTLIRRLMRGENIFKAHRSHLYQRLQQAGWPHAQVASTYIVATGIVILAIINFGLIGSGLSAIGVVVGIAIGEKYLRSHRVPTRSSKIEPLPSAYSLSEK; via the coding sequence ATGATAAATATTTTCTTTCTTGTGCTGGCGATCGCCAGTTTTTTCCTCGCCGTTTTTTCTGTAGGCGTTATCAAACACAAATTTAGCCAAAAGCTACTGGATATCCCTAATGATCGCAGTTCCCATACGAAACCGACTCCCCGTGGTGGTGGATTGGGCTTTATCATTGCCTTTGCTGTTACCGGATCAATTGCTACTGCATTAGCCACTTACTTCCCTCAACTTCTACCCCGTGAGTTGGCTACCTTTAATCCCATCTGCCTTTGGCTCATCCTTACTCCTCTAGCCCTGATTGGTATTATTGACGATCGCTGCGGTGTCCCAGCGGGGACGCGGTATTTGGTTCAGCTAGCGGTTGCTGGAGTGGCGATCGCTTATTGTGGCTCATTTCCGCAACCTTGGCTCACTCCCTTCGGCTTAATGGGTCAAATTGTAGCAATCGCGCTCACCCTGATCGGCATGACTGCCCTGATCAACTTCTACAACTTCATGGACGGTCTAGATGGTCTTGTCGCAGGTGTCACTGCCGTACAATTGGCCTTTTTGGGGTATTACCTCAATCAACCCCTGTTCTGGCTTTTGGCAGCCGCCTTGCTGGGCTTTCTCTGGTGGAACTGGTCTCCTGCCAAAATTTTTATGGGTGATGCAGGTAGTACAGTTTTGGGAGCTAGTATAGCGATCGCTTTACTCAATACAAACCACAACCCAATCCAAGCTTGGTCAGCCCTAGCGGTTACTTTACCCTTGCTTGGCGATGCCATGTATACCCTCATCCGTCGTCTGATGCGTGGCGAAAATATCTTCAAAGCCCATCGCAGCCACCTTTACCAACGCCTCCAACAAGCAGGTTGGCCTCATGCTCAAGTGGCAAGTACCTATATTGTGGCTACAGGTATTGTCATTTTAGCTATTATCAATTTTGGCTTGATCGGTAGTGGGTTAAGCGCGATTGGAGTAGTCGTGGGAATTGCGATCGGCGAAAAATATTTGCGATCGCATCGTGTTCCTACTCGTTCATCAAAAATAGAGCCATTGCCCAGCGCTTATAGCTTGTCCGAAAAGTAG
- a CDS encoding ABC transporter permease: MRLLLKEIKLLVRKVGKVRRWLPLSEQWWTKFDLLRALVRRDLEARYKGSVLGNLWPLLNQLSQLLIYTYVFSIVLKVKLTLKGLPEDNSVIFGLWLFAGLLPWIAFTGGLVQSASSVISQPNLVKKVVFPLALLPLVPILSTFIESAFGLAALIVLVAVSSHTLHSTLALLPLIWLPQLLLTVGLGYLAAALTVFLRDIPQTLGVVLNLWFYLTPIVYPASIIPEAFRGWVFWLNPLAAIAEIYRDLILTGEVKHWGEWGIASAISLIVFWLGFCCYQRLRPAFADVL; this comes from the coding sequence ATGCGATTGTTACTCAAAGAAATCAAGTTACTTGTCCGTAAAGTTGGAAAGGTTAGGCGTTGGCTGCCCCTAAGTGAGCAGTGGTGGACAAAGTTTGACTTGCTGCGGGCTTTAGTGCGGCGCGATTTAGAGGCAAGATATAAAGGGTCAGTTTTAGGAAATTTGTGGCCTTTGTTGAATCAGCTATCACAGTTGCTGATTTACACTTATGTATTCTCGATTGTCTTGAAAGTGAAGTTAACCCTCAAGGGCTTGCCAGAAGATAACAGCGTGATCTTCGGATTATGGTTATTTGCGGGTTTGCTTCCTTGGATAGCGTTTACAGGTGGATTGGTTCAGTCAGCGAGTTCGGTGATTAGCCAACCCAATTTGGTGAAGAAGGTCGTATTTCCACTAGCGTTGCTCCCCTTGGTACCCATTTTATCCACCTTTATTGAGAGCGCATTTGGCTTAGCTGCCTTAATTGTGTTGGTGGCGGTATCGTCCCATACCCTGCATTCTACCTTGGCACTATTACCGCTCATTTGGTTACCCCAATTACTTTTGACGGTTGGATTGGGATATCTAGCAGCAGCGCTAACCGTATTTTTGCGGGATATTCCTCAAACGTTGGGAGTTGTTTTAAATCTTTGGTTTTATCTCACACCCATTGTCTATCCGGCTTCTATAATTCCAGAAGCGTTTCGGGGTTGGGTTTTTTGGTTGAATCCTCTAGCCGCGATCGCAGAAATTTATCGCGATCTGATATTAACTGGAGAAGTTAAACATTGGGGAGAATGGGGAATTGCCTCAGCTATTTCTTTGATTGTTTTTTGGCTTGGATTCTGCTGCTATCAGCGACTACGTCCAGCTTTTGCGGATGTCCTTTAG
- a CDS encoding DUF2862 domain-containing protein, which produces MEIGQKVKVYRLRDRVSPATVSKLGKVGTIQNFRMTDGSGVGVVVKFDDNYTTWFFEDELKPVDN; this is translated from the coding sequence ATGGAGATCGGGCAAAAAGTAAAAGTCTATCGCCTGAGAGATCGGGTGTCTCCGGCGACTGTGAGTAAACTAGGGAAAGTCGGCACCATACAAAATTTCAGAATGACGGATGGTAGCGGCGTTGGCGTTGTTGTTAAATTTGACGACAACTACACAACCTGGTTTTTTGAAGACGAACTCAAACCCGTAGACAATTAA
- a CDS encoding ArsA family ATPase encodes MSLILTFLGKGGTGRTTIAIAAAKKLSSLGQRVLLVGQDPGPALGLLLGVPTSPDPQEIGANLTAVQLHSTLLLERAWEEVKNLEAQYLRSPTLKSVFGQELGILPGMDSALALNAIREYDKSGKYDVIIYDGSGDQATLRMLGMPEVLSWYIRRFRKVVEDSDVWKSLSPFIQPVTSAVLNVSWTGESFAKEPTQQANTILDQGKAAIADPNRVAAYLVTSGDTAALATAKFLWGSSQQVGLTVGGVLLNQIPATEPLTGEFAPLEVSALPKLSSSDEWEPLIDALPDFKQATQVPRPITIDILSRQVQLFLPTFDKKQVKLTQYGPEVTIEAGDQRRNIVLPPQLRGQSVKGAKFQNNYLTISF; translated from the coding sequence ATGTCCCTGATACTTACCTTCTTGGGTAAAGGCGGCACCGGTCGCACAACGATCGCTATTGCTGCTGCCAAAAAGCTGTCCAGCCTCGGTCAACGCGTCCTTTTGGTAGGACAAGACCCAGGCCCCGCCTTGGGGCTTTTACTGGGAGTACCCACCAGTCCCGACCCTCAGGAAATTGGGGCTAACCTCACAGCCGTACAGTTACACAGTACATTGCTGCTGGAACGGGCTTGGGAAGAGGTCAAAAACTTAGAAGCGCAATATTTGCGATCGCCCACTCTCAAAAGTGTCTTTGGTCAAGAACTGGGCATTTTACCGGGTATGGACAGTGCTTTGGCGCTGAACGCGATTCGGGAGTATGACAAAAGCGGTAAATATGATGTGATCATCTACGACGGTAGTGGTGACCAAGCGACCCTCCGGATGCTGGGGATGCCAGAGGTTTTAAGCTGGTACATCCGCCGATTTCGGAAAGTTGTAGAAGATTCCGACGTTTGGAAATCCTTATCGCCTTTCATCCAACCAGTCACCAGTGCAGTCCTGAATGTGTCCTGGACTGGAGAAAGCTTTGCCAAAGAACCCACCCAGCAGGCTAATACGATACTCGATCAGGGAAAAGCCGCGATCGCTGACCCCAATCGCGTTGCTGCCTACTTAGTCACCAGTGGTGATACAGCAGCCCTTGCCACTGCCAAATTCCTCTGGGGCAGTTCCCAACAAGTCGGTCTTACCGTCGGGGGTGTCCTGCTCAACCAAATCCCGGCGACGGAACCGTTAACGGGTGAATTTGCACCTTTGGAAGTCAGCGCCCTTCCCAAGCTGTCCTCTAGCGATGAGTGGGAACCCCTGATTGATGCCCTGCCCGATTTCAAACAGGCAACACAGGTACCCAGACCCATCACCATAGATATTCTTTCTCGTCAAGTGCAATTGTTCCTGCCCACTTTTGACAAAAAGCAGGTCAAACTCACCCAATACGGCCCGGAAGTCACCATTGAAGCCGGTGACCAACGGCGTAACATAGTGCTGCCCCCACAATTAAGGGGTCAATCGGTCAAGGGTGCTAAATTCCAAAACAATTATTTGACAATATCGTTTTAG
- the chlG gene encoding chlorophyll synthase ChlG codes for MTSDNSAERSAKTRQLLGMKGAAPGETSIWKIRLQLMKPITWIPLIWGVVCGAASSGGYSWTLEDILKAAACMLLSGPLMAGYTQTLNDFYDREIDAINEPYRPIPSGAISIPQVVTQILVLLFAGVGIAYLLDVWAGHEFPNLTCLTLGGAFIAYIYSAPPLKLKKNGWLGNYALGSSYIALPWWAGHALFGQLNWTIVVLTLFYSLAGLGIAVVNDFKSVEGDRQLGLKSLPVMFGIGTAAWICVLMIDIFQAGIAGYLISIHQNLYAAILLLLIIPQITFQDMYFLRDPLKNDVKYQASAQPFLVLGMLVAGLALGHGAI; via the coding sequence ATGACAAGTGACAACTCCGCCGAACGTAGCGCCAAAACTCGGCAGCTACTGGGGATGAAAGGTGCTGCCCCAGGTGAAACCTCGATTTGGAAAATTCGCCTCCAGTTGATGAAGCCGATTACCTGGATTCCTCTAATCTGGGGGGTTGTCTGCGGGGCGGCTTCTTCGGGTGGGTATAGTTGGACGCTGGAAGACATTCTCAAAGCTGCTGCCTGTATGTTGCTTTCCGGGCCTCTGATGGCGGGTTATACCCAAACCTTAAATGACTTTTATGACCGCGAAATCGACGCGATTAATGAGCCTTATCGCCCTATCCCTTCCGGTGCCATTTCCATCCCCCAGGTTGTCACCCAAATTTTAGTGCTACTTTTTGCGGGTGTTGGCATTGCTTACCTCTTAGACGTTTGGGCGGGTCATGAATTTCCTAACCTCACCTGTTTGACTCTAGGGGGTGCCTTTATTGCTTACATTTACTCGGCCCCACCCCTAAAACTGAAAAAGAACGGCTGGCTGGGGAATTACGCCCTCGGTTCTAGCTATATTGCCCTTCCCTGGTGGGCGGGTCATGCGTTGTTTGGTCAGCTCAATTGGACAATTGTCGTTTTGACCTTGTTCTATAGCCTCGCGGGATTGGGAATTGCGGTAGTTAATGACTTCAAGAGTGTAGAAGGCGATCGCCAACTCGGTTTAAAATCACTGCCAGTTATGTTTGGTATTGGGACGGCGGCTTGGATTTGTGTTCTGATGATTGATATCTTCCAAGCGGGAATTGCGGGTTATTTAATCAGCATCCATCAAAACCTCTATGCGGCAATTTTGTTGTTGTTAATTATTCCTCAAATCACGTTCCAGGATATGTATTTTCTGCGCGATCCCTTAAAAAATGACGTGAAGTATCAAGCTAGCGCTCAACCCTTTTTAGTATTGGGGATGCTGGTGGCTGGTTTAGCCCTCGGTCATGGTGCCATTTAA